In Arachis stenosperma cultivar V10309 chromosome 1, arast.V10309.gnm1.PFL2, whole genome shotgun sequence, one DNA window encodes the following:
- the LOC130976432 gene encoding uncharacterized protein LOC130976432 has product MGHRRFLTQSHKYRLDRSQFDGQAESRDPPKKYYRTDVLSQQCNMQVSFGKTSTLTAKRRRIGEDVDQDDSYWKKRSVFFDLSYWKDHILRHNLDVMHIEKNICDNVVFTILNDSVKSKDNLKARKDLQSMGIRPELWPDEGGKYSSAIFTISNPQKDVFLKTLQNVVFSDGNSSNIARCVDIRQRKLYGLKSHDCHILIEQLFPILVKNALPSPVSTVIANLSSFFRELCGKAVNPMQLGALQNHVVQTLCQMEMIFPPSFFTVMVHLTMHLVDELKLGGPVLYRWMYPIERYLGRLKQYVRNRAQAEGSIAEGYLSEEILIFCSRYLNNIETRINRPARVDDQPVDITINTGSTMFPEMGKALGAVSHFARRFGAYNVNGYKFRTITKEDGLKTQNSGVYVSSNIRSYASMHDNRVAIGSVPYYGKIVDIIELNYSYHFTVVLFRCIWADTTTGRGIKQDHLGLTNVNFTRPIHIGDREEDEPYILASEAHLVYY; this is encoded by the exons ATGGGCCATCGCCGCTTCTTGACTCAGAGCCATAAATATAGACTAGACCGTAGTCAATTTGATGGACAAGCTGAAAGCAGGGATCCACCGAAGAAGTATTATAGAACAGATGTCTTAAGTCAGCAGTGTAACATGCAAGTATCGTTTGGGAAGACCTCAACTCTGACAGCCAAAAGAAGACGCATTGGTGAAGATGTAGATCAAGATGACTCGTATTGGAAAAAGAGGAGTGTGTTCTTTGATCTCTCGTACTGGAAGGATCATATATTGCGTCATAACCTTGACGTGATGCACATAGAGAAAAATATTTGTGACAATGTGGTCTTCACTATCTTAAATGATAGTGTCAAATCAAAAGATAATCTTAAAGCtcgcaaagatttacaaagcaTGGGCATAAGGCCTGAATTGTGGCCGGACGAAGGTGGTAAATATTCTTCAGCAATCTTCACAATATCGAATCCACAGAAGGATGTATTCCTGAAGACTCTACAGAACGTGGTCTTTTCAGATGGTAACTCAAGCAATATTGCTCGTTGTGTTGACATCCGGCAGCGCAAGTTGTATGGGTTGAAGAGTCACGACTGCCACATTCTAATTGAACAATTATTTCCAATTTTGGTGAAGAATGCATTGCCGAGTCCGGTATCGACTGTGATTGCGAATCTGTCCTCATTTTTCCGAGAACTCTGTGGAAAGGCTGTAAATCCTATGCAGCTTGGTGCCCTTCAGAATCATGTTGTGCAAACTTTGTGTCAGATGGAAATGATTTttcctccatccttcttcactgTCATGGTTCACCTTACGATGCATCTCGTTGATGAACTGAAACTTGGTGGCCCGGTACTTTATCGGTGGATGTATCCAATAGAAAG GTACTTAGGACGATTGAAGCAATATGTGCGTAACAGGGCACAAGCAGAAGGCTCAATTGCGGAGGGCTATTTATCCGAGGAGATTTTGATATTCTGCTCCAGATATTTGAATAATATTGAGACTAGAATCAACCGACCAGCGCGAGTTGACGATCAACCTGTTGATATTACAATCAATACAGGAAGTACTATGTTTCCAGAAATGGGAAAAGCTTTAGGGGCTGTTTCACATTTT GCAAGACGTTTTGGGGCGTACAACGTCAATGGGTACAAGTTTAGAACTATCACAAAGGAAGACGGGCTGAAAACACAAAATAGTGGAGTTTATGTCTCATCCAATATAAGAAGTTATGCCAGCATGCATGACAATAGAGTGGCTATTGGTAGTGTTCCATATTATGGAAAAATTGTGGACATAATCGAACTGAACTACAGCTACCATTTCACAGTGGTTTTGTTCAGATGTATTTGGGCTGATACAACTACGGGCAGAGGAATCAAACAAGACCATCTGGGCCTTACCAACGTTAATTTCACTCGTCCAATTCACATCGGTGATCGAGAAGAGGATGAACCTTACATATTGGCATCAGAAGCTCATCTCGTGtactattga
- the LOC130942867 gene encoding uncharacterized protein LOC130942867, which produces MVRKRFQAQEPKTGLYYAQNFLKKIGLGKENYYFWKQIGKALLCTYAIAGAVWLYNETSPLGWWTLKPRPKEEWELAHLYEYRQFPYPGDEEAMQEFIAKGGMIGTTIGPKGTIETDKDALNYQKQLQDKKFEQEALKMWMRMRNEVIGELQEQDFDLE; this is translated from the exons ATGGTTCGTAAGCGATTTCAGGCACAGGAACCCAAAACAG GTCTATACTATGCTCAAAACTTCCTAAAGAAAATTGGGTTAGGAAAGGAGAACTATTACTTCTGGAAACAAATCGGTAAGGCTTTGCTTTGCACCTACGCAATTGCAGGTGCAGTGTGGCTATACAACGAGACATCGCCACTGGGGTGGTGGACGCTGAAGCCGCGACCAAAAGAAGAGTGGGAACTAGCCCACTTGTATGAGTACCGACAGTTCCCATACCCCGGAGATGAGGAAGCAATGCAGGAGTTCATTGCAAAGGGTGGAATGATTGGAACAACCATTGGTCCTAAAGGGACTATTGAGACGGATAAGGATGCATTGAATTACCAGAAACAGCTACAGGACAAGAAGTTTGAGCAAGAAGCTCTGAAAATGTGGATGAGGATGAGGAATGAGGTCATTGGTGAGCTTCAGGAACAAGACTTTGATTTGGAATGA